The Pseudomonas sp. SCA2728.1_7 DNA segment GTCGCAGCGCACCAAAACTGCTGCGCGCCGATACCGTGCCGGGGCCGTTGAGCCTGGACGACTACTGCGCACGTCCGCATGCGCTGGTGTCATTTGCTGGCGACCTCAGTGGCTTTATTGATGAAGAGCTGGAGAAACTGGGCCGCAAACGTCATGTGGTGCTGGCCGTTCCGCAGTTCAATGGCTTGAGTACGTTGCTGGCAGGCACTGACATCGTGGCGACCGTGCCGGATTACACGGCGGATGCGCTGACGGCTGCTGGCGGCGTTCGTGCGGAAGATCCACCGCTGCCGACGCGCACGTTTGAACTGCATATGGCGTGGCGTGGGTCGCAGGATAATGACCCGGGTGAGCGGTGGTTACGGTCGCGGATTCAGATGTTTTTCGGGGATCCGGATAGTCTCTAGGGTCTTCTCCGCTATTCGATAGACCGGTCTGAGACTTTCAACGGAACAGTGGAAGCAATAAACCTGCGTATGTCGGCCGAATGAAACCGGTGAGTGCTCACCGTTTTCATTCGGGTCGGGATACTAATATTTGAAACGACCCACCAGGCCTTTGAGCTGACCGGAAATGTCTATCAATCGACCCGAGCCAGCCTGTGACGACTGAGCAAAGCCTTCGACCAGTTGGGCATCGGCATGGATCTGCGCGATGTGGCGATTGATCTCTTCGGCCACCTGGTGCTGCTCCTCAGCAGCTGTGGCGATCTGGGTATTCTGGTCGCGGATCGAGTCCACCGAGCCACGGATCTTGTCGAAGCTGTCACGCGCCTGCTGAATGCGTTCCACACTGGCGTGGGACACTTGCAGGCTGCCTTGCATCTGCTGCGTGACCTCTTGGGTGCGGCGGGCGAGATTGCCCAGCAAGCTGTCGATCTCGCCGGTGGAGTCGGCTGTCCTGCGAGCCAGGGCGCGGACTTCGTCGGCGACCACGGCGAAGCCTCGGCCTTGGTCACCGGCGCGCGCCGCTTCAATCGCCGCGTTGAGCGCCAGCAAGTTGGTCTGCTCGGCAATCGAGCGGATGGTGTCGAGAATGGTGTTGATGTTCTGGCTGTCCTGCTCCAGCAACTGCATGGTCTGGGTCGATTTCTGCAGGTCTTCGCTGAGCTTGAGCACGCTGCCGGTGGCTTCGCCGATGTGCTGCTGGCCGTCATGTACGTCGCGGTAGCCTTCGTCGGCACTCGTCGCGGCAGCACTGCACGAACGTGCGACTTCGTTGGCAGTAGCGACCATTTCGTTGAATGCGGTGCTCACCAACTCCACGGCCTCACGCTGGCGACCTGCAGCCTGGTTCATGTTGTTGGCCACTTCGCTCGTGTCGGCGGCCGCGGTCTGCAGGTCAGATGAGGCGTTGCCGATGCGTTGCACCAATTGTGCAATCATGCTCAGGAACTGGTTGAACCAGCCCGCCAGGCTGGCGGTTTCATCCTTGCCCTGCACCTGGAGTTGGCGCGTCAGGTCGCCTTCTCCTTCGGCGATTTCTTGCAGGCCGTCGGCCACGCCGCGAATCGGACGCACGATGACGCTGGCAAAGCTGGCGCCTACTATCGCGAACACCAACGCCAATGCCGCGGCAATGGCGGCGATCAGCCAGGTCAGCCGGGTGACGTCGGCCATCACTTCATCACGCTTGATCAGGCCGATAAAGCGCCAGCCCAGGCCTTTGGAACTGACCACGTTGGCCATGTAGGCCACGCCATCAATCTCGATTTGGGTCACGCCGTCGCCTCCCTTGGCTAGTTCGGCGTAGTTGGGACCCAGATCGGCCAGAGGTTTGAAGTTGTGCTTCGCATCGCTAGCGTCTACCAGCACGTTACCGTTGTCTTCCACCAGCATCAGGTAGCCGCTATCGCCCAGCTTGATGTTGCGCACCAGTTCAGTGAGCTGTTTGAGCGACACGTCCAGGCCAACCACTCCCAGGATATTTCCGGCGGCGTCGGCGACAGTACGCACAGTGCCGATCAGCGTCACATCGTCCGGCGCCCAATAGTAGGCACCCGTGCGCACAGTGGTGCCTGGCGTGGCGATGGCCGCTTTATACCAGGGACGGACGCGCGGATCGTAGTTGTTCAGCTTGGTGTCGTCCGGCCAACTGGCGTAGCCGCCGTCGCTCAGACCCAGGGACAGGTAAGCGGTACTCGGATGAGTTTTGGCGAACTGGTCAAATATCGCCAGCAGCTCTTTGTTGGCCTGAGTAAGTGGAATTTGCGCGGCTTCGGCACCCGCGTAGCTCTTGAGGTCTTTGGCCGCAACAACGCGCGGGTCCTTGGCTACATAGTCGACGTTTTGGCTAATGCCGTCGAAAAACTGTTTCATGCCATTGTCGATCTGGCGGATCTCGCGACCGCTGCTGTCGAGAAAATTGGTCAGGGCCCCCTCTCGCAGATTCAGCACTACCAAAACGGCGACAAGGATGACCGGGACGCACGCGATTGCCGCAAACGCCCAGGTCAGCTTCTGCTTGATATTCATGACTTCACCTGCGGATATTTATAGTTTTGGCAAGGGGAAACGCTAGCACTGAACGTCGCATGTGTTGTTATGAGGAGATAGAGCCCATGCGTACTCTGAGTTATCGACCGCGACGGTGCGCACTTTAGAACGGCGAACATCGGCAAACTCAGCGCAATCTATCTGCGATTAAAAAAAGGCTTCCCTGCATTGGAAAACCTTCCAGAACGTCGCATCGATTTTCCTGGCCGCCGCTTCACTGACCCAACCCTGCCAGATTTCGGGATCCGGCTTCTGCGCCAGTTGGACCCAATCCAACTGGCCCATTAGCGGCGTGGGAGTTCAGTAACAGAACAGGACGGATTTAGGCGGTTTGGCAAACCGGATCAAAGGTGCAACGCGGGCTTGGACTGGCGAACGCCATGGGCAGAAGGGACGCGGACACGCAGGGCAATCAGCAACGCGGCCAGCAGCATCAACACGGCTGCCGCTACGAATACGCCTGCGCTGCCACCGAGGCTGAACATTGCACCGCCAGCGGCGGCGCCAGTGGCGATGGCTGACTGCACAGAGGCCACTACCATGCCTCCGGCGCTTTCCGCCTGATCAGGTACCGCGCTGGCGACCCAGTTCGACCACGCCACCGGCACACCACCGAAGGCCATGCCCCAGACCGCCAGCAATAGCGCCTGCCCCGGCACCGAGGCCGGCAACAGCACCAACGCCAGTGCTGCAACGCCGACCAGCGCGGGCATCAGCACCAGAGTGGCCAGCGGGTGGCGCTCCAGCAGCCGGCCGGCCAACAGCGTGCCGACGAAGTTCGCCACACCGAACCCCAGCAGCATCAGGGACAGCCCTTGCGGACCGATACCGGTAGTCCCTTCAAGGAAGGGTCGAACATAGGTAAACATCGCGAAGTGGCCGCTGTGCACCAGCACACAACCGAACATGCCCATGGCGATGCCTGGGCGCTGCAACACCTCGAGTACGGTGCGCAGACGTGCCGGTCGGCGCGGCGCAAGGCGCGGCAAAGTGAATGACTGAAACGCCAGGGTCACCATGCCTACCGCCGCCGCTGCGAAGAACGCGCTGCGCCAGCCATACAACCCGCCCAGATAGCTGCCCAGCGGCACCGCCACGACCGTGCCGATGGCGATGCCGCTGAAAATGATCGACAGCGCCCGGGGCAACAAGGCACTCGGCACCAAGCGCATCGCTACCGCCGCCGCCATGCTCCAGAACCCGCCAAGGGCAATGCCCAGCAAGATACGCATCAACAACAGCACCACGAAGCTGGAGGAAACGGCGACCAACAGATTGGAGGCGACCATCAATGTCGAAAAACCCAACAACACCCAGCGTCGGTCGATACCACGGGTCAGACCTGGCACCAACAAGCCGGCGAACAGCGCCACCACGGCGGTGACCGTTACCGCCTGGCCAGCCAGCGCTTCGGACACTCCCAGGTCAGTAGACATCAGCGTCAACAAACTGGCCGGAAGGTACTCAGCGGTCAGTAACCCAAACACACCCATTGCCAACGAAAATACTGCCATCCACGCGGGGGTTGCAGGTTCTACGTCCGCGCCGACGCCGCAAGGGCGGTCGGATACGGTGTTACATACACAGTCAGTCATTGCACGGATTTCCCAATCTTCATTAAGAGCCGAAGTCTAGGCGCCGAAATCCGGATGATCTATGATCCAAAGTCTCTACTTTTTGACTAAAACACCTGAACGATGCCTGCTGATCAGTTTGCTCTTTCCTCGGACCTCATCAACGAGCTGTTGCGCGGCATGCGCCTGCGTGGCGTTGAATACCGGCGTATCCAAACGGGTCCAGCTTTCGGTTTGGGCTTTGCTGAAAAACCTGGGCACGCCTGGTTCCACTTCATGGCCGTCGGCAATGCGGTGTTGCGGATGGAGGACGGAACTACGTACGCGCTGTCTGCCGGCAACGCCGTGTTTATTTCCCATGGCGCAGCCCATCAACTGTTTTCCCATCAGGGCGCGCCTGTTCAGGACATCGATCATCTAGACGGTGCGCCCTTGGGTGACACCGTCAGCGCGGTGGATACCGGAACCGATGCCAGCGCCACTCCGAGCACTATTCTGTTCAGTGCTTGTATGGAGTTTGAACTGGGCAGTATCCATGGCCTTGGCCGGCTGATGCCGGGCCTGATGCTGATTGATGCCGGCGGCCAGCGTTACCCCGGACTAGTGCCGATCCTCACCACCATGGAGCGCGAGGTAAGCGCCGCTCGTGTCGGCTTCGCCGGTATCCTCGCGCGGTTGGCCGACGTGGTGGCGGCCATGGTCGTTCGCGGCTGGGTCGAGTGCGCCTGCGGCAATGCCTCTGGTCTGGTCGCCGCCCTGCGCGATCCCCGCTTGGCCAGTGCACTGCTTGCGCTCCATCAACAACCGGGCCGCGACTGGACTGTTGCGCAGTTGGCAGAGCACTGCAATACCTCACGCTCGGTCTTCGCGGACCGCTTCCAGGCGACGATTGGCATGGCTCCGCTGCGCTATGTCACCGAACTGCGGATGCGGCTTGCAAGCCAGTGGCTGACCCTCGAAAGGCTACCGATTGAAGAGGTGGCGCAGCGTTTGGGCTATACCTCCCAGGCCGCTTTCAGTCGTGCATTCAAGCGCATTACGGGCAATACGCCTGGATTGAGTCGCAAGGTGAGGCAGCCCGCTGTTACTTGAAATCGAGCGCAAACAGTCGATGATCCCTGCCACCGACTCATTTACCCCCCGTTACATCAAGGAATGTACCGGTAACGAATGAAGCCTCCGCGCTCGCCAACCATAGAATCGCGCGTGCCACTTCCTCAGGCTGTCCGCCCCGTCCCATCGGGATCGAGTCCTTGACACGATCGACCCGCCCCGGCTCACCGCCACTGGCATGCATTTCGGTATAGATATGTCCGGGGCGAATACAGTTGACGCGTATTCCTTCCCGAGCCACCTCTTTTGCAAAGCCAATGGTGAACGTCTCCAAGGCGCCCTTTGACGCCGCATAGTCGACGTACTCGTTGGGGCTGCCGAGGCGCGCCGAAGCCGAAGAGACATTGATCACTACACCGCCCGGGCCGTTGTGGCGGTAAGACATACGCTTCACCGCCTGTTGGGCACAGAGTATTGGCCCAATGGCATTGACCGCAAAGATGCGCTGCATCCGCTCGAAGCCGAGGTCTTCCAAGCGAGACTGAGGCGCCAGCATCCCGGCGTTATTGACCAGTACGTCGATGCGTCCGAACGTGCGGTCGATGGCCGCGAACAAATCGGCCACCTGTTGGGGGTCCGCACTGTCGGCCCGCATCGTCAACGCCCGGCGCCCCAATGCTTCTACATCTGCGGCCACGGCCAGCGCTGCGGACGCGTTGGCAACGTAGCTGATCGCCACGTCATAACCTCTTTCGGCGGCCAGCCGCGCGGTGGCTGCCCCCACTCCACGACTTCCCCCCGTGATTAGAATCAGCGGTGCCTGCGAGACGTTGATCATGAAATAAAGCTCCTGAGCCGTTGGCTGTATCAGCCGATGATGAGGGTGCCACTGGCGATCACTACGCATGCCAGTATCCGGCGCGCGGTGAGCGTCTCGCCGAGAAACACATAGCCGATCAACGCCGCAAACAGCACGCTGGTTTCGCGCAATGCCGATACTGCGCCCAAGGGCGCTTCGGTCATGGCGTAGGTGACCATTGCATACGCAAGCAAAGAGACCAGCCCGCCGACCAATGCGGTCACTGTTCCGGGCCGGACGCAGAACAAGCTGCGGGTGTCGCGTAGGCCGATGTAGACCACCGGCATCAGCACGCCCCACAGGGCGCACATCCACACCGTGTAGGCCAGCGGCGCGCCGGAGAGCCTGGCGCCGATGCCGTCGACCACGCTGTAGGCCGCGATAAAGCCGCCCGTTCCCAACGCATAAGGCAGGCCGGGAACCGACAGACTGCGCCCTCTGAAAGCCAGCGATATAATCCCGCCTGACACCAGCGCAATACCGAGTAACACGTCAGGCGTGATGCGTTCTCCGGCAAACACGGCGGCCCCCAAGGTGATCAGCACCGGCGACGATCCACGTGAAATCGGATAGGTCTGCCCCAGGTCGCCGACCCGGTAACTGCGCACCAGAAACAGGTTGTAGCCGACATGCAGCAACCCCGACAGCAGCGCATAGCCCCAGCTCTCAATCGCGGGGGGATCCATGAACACTGCGGCGACGACACTGGTGATGGCGATGGCAATACACATCACTGTCATCGACCACAGCCGATCGGCACCGCTACGCAGCAGCGCATTCCAGCTGGCATGCAGGAGCGCAGCGAAAAGCACGAGGAAGATGATATGGATAGGCATGCGTCACTTTAGGCAATGCGGCACCGGGACTAAAGCGAAGCCTCCTCATCACAGCATGAACGAAAACTCATGACTCACTCATCCAGTCGTCGGACTTTCAGTGCCTCGCTGACCAACCATTGGCGAAAGCTGGCGATGTGCGGTTGCGCTTCGATGCCCTTGGGACAGACGAAGTAATACGCCAGCGGTGATGGGAATGGCACATCAAACAGCCGCACCAAACGGCCATCACTGATTTCGTTCTCGACATGCCCGCTGCGCACCAATGCAACGCCCTGGCCGAGCAAGGCGGCCTCGACCGTCATGTTGGTATCGCCAAATCTGACGCTCTCCTTGAGCGGCAAATAGGCCAGCCCGACGGCTTGAAACCACACCGCCCATTTTGGCACCAGTTCGACACCATCGCGCGTCAGCAGCGGAAAATGCAACAGTTCTGCGGGGCTCTGCGGAGTCCCGACGCGTCGCAGCAGTTCAGGGCTGGCCACAGGAAATACCTGCTCCCCAAACAGGAACTCAGAATGCAGACCGGGGTAATCGCCCTTGCCAAGCCTGATGGCTACATCCGCCTGGCCCTGAGAGAAGTGGATTATTCTATCTGTGGTGTCCAGCGAGACCAGCAGCTCGGGGTGCTGACGAGCGAGAAGTGGCAAGCGTGGCAGCAGCCATTTGAGAGCGAAGGAATAGGTAGTGCTGACGCTGAGTCGAACTCTGTCTTTTTGCTCGCGCAAATCGCCCAAAGTCGCCTCCAGGCTGATGAAAAACTCGCGCACGATGGGCGCCAGCGCAGCCCCCGCAGCGGTGAGACGTAACGCCTTGCCACGTTCAAACAACTGCAC contains these protein-coding regions:
- a CDS encoding MFS transporter, which encodes MTDCVCNTVSDRPCGVGADVEPATPAWMAVFSLAMGVFGLLTAEYLPASLLTLMSTDLGVSEALAGQAVTVTAVVALFAGLLVPGLTRGIDRRWVLLGFSTLMVASNLLVAVSSSFVVLLLMRILLGIALGGFWSMAAAVAMRLVPSALLPRALSIIFSGIAIGTVVAVPLGSYLGGLYGWRSAFFAAAAVGMVTLAFQSFTLPRLAPRRPARLRTVLEVLQRPGIAMGMFGCVLVHSGHFAMFTYVRPFLEGTTGIGPQGLSLMLLGFGVANFVGTLLAGRLLERHPLATLVLMPALVGVAALALVLLPASVPGQALLLAVWGMAFGGVPVAWSNWVASAVPDQAESAGGMVVASVQSAIATGAAAGGAMFSLGGSAGVFVAAAVLMLLAALLIALRVRVPSAHGVRQSKPALHL
- the gcvA gene encoding transcriptional regulator GcvA codes for the protein MRDLPPTATLRAFEAATRHLTFTSAAQELHVTQSAVSHQLKHLEALWGVQLFERGKALRLTAAGAALAPIVREFFISLEATLGDLREQKDRVRLSVSTTYSFALKWLLPRLPLLARQHPELLVSLDTTDRIIHFSQGQADVAIRLGKGDYPGLHSEFLFGEQVFPVASPELLRRVGTPQSPAELLHFPLLTRDGVELVPKWAVWFQAVGLAYLPLKESVRFGDTNMTVEAALLGQGVALVRSGHVENEISDGRLVRLFDVPFPSPLAYYFVCPKGIEAQPHIASFRQWLVSEALKVRRLDE
- a CDS encoding DMT family transporter encodes the protein MPIHIIFLVLFAALLHASWNALLRSGADRLWSMTVMCIAIAITSVVAAVFMDPPAIESWGYALLSGLLHVGYNLFLVRSYRVGDLGQTYPISRGSSPVLITLGAAVFAGERITPDVLLGIALVSGGIISLAFRGRSLSVPGLPYALGTGGFIAAYSVVDGIGARLSGAPLAYTVWMCALWGVLMPVVYIGLRDTRSLFCVRPGTVTALVGGLVSLLAYAMVTYAMTEAPLGAVSALRETSVLFAALIGYVFLGETLTARRILACVVIASGTLIIG
- a CDS encoding SDR family oxidoreductase; the encoded protein is MINVSQAPLILITGGSRGVGAATARLAAERGYDVAISYVANASAALAVAADVEALGRRALTMRADSADPQQVADLFAAIDRTFGRIDVLVNNAGMLAPQSRLEDLGFERMQRIFAVNAIGPILCAQQAVKRMSYRHNGPGGVVINVSSASARLGSPNEYVDYAASKGALETFTIGFAKEVAREGIRVNCIRPGHIYTEMHASGGEPGRVDRVKDSIPMGRGGQPEEVARAILWLASAEASFVTGTFLDVTGGK
- a CDS encoding AraC family transcriptional regulator is translated as MPADQFALSSDLINELLRGMRLRGVEYRRIQTGPAFGLGFAEKPGHAWFHFMAVGNAVLRMEDGTTYALSAGNAVFISHGAAHQLFSHQGAPVQDIDHLDGAPLGDTVSAVDTGTDASATPSTILFSACMEFELGSIHGLGRLMPGLMLIDAGGQRYPGLVPILTTMEREVSAARVGFAGILARLADVVAAMVVRGWVECACGNASGLVAALRDPRLASALLALHQQPGRDWTVAQLAEHCNTSRSVFADRFQATIGMAPLRYVTELRMRLASQWLTLERLPIEEVAQRLGYTSQAAFSRAFKRITGNTPGLSRKVRQPAVT
- a CDS encoding methyl-accepting chemotaxis protein; translated protein: MNIKQKLTWAFAAIACVPVILVAVLVVLNLREGALTNFLDSSGREIRQIDNGMKQFFDGISQNVDYVAKDPRVVAAKDLKSYAGAEAAQIPLTQANKELLAIFDQFAKTHPSTAYLSLGLSDGGYASWPDDTKLNNYDPRVRPWYKAAIATPGTTVRTGAYYWAPDDVTLIGTVRTVADAAGNILGVVGLDVSLKQLTELVRNIKLGDSGYLMLVEDNGNVLVDASDAKHNFKPLADLGPNYAELAKGGDGVTQIEIDGVAYMANVVSSKGLGWRFIGLIKRDEVMADVTRLTWLIAAIAAALALVFAIVGASFASVIVRPIRGVADGLQEIAEGEGDLTRQLQVQGKDETASLAGWFNQFLSMIAQLVQRIGNASSDLQTAAADTSEVANNMNQAAGRQREAVELVSTAFNEMVATANEVARSCSAAATSADEGYRDVHDGQQHIGEATGSVLKLSEDLQKSTQTMQLLEQDSQNINTILDTIRSIAEQTNLLALNAAIEAARAGDQGRGFAVVADEVRALARRTADSTGEIDSLLGNLARRTQEVTQQMQGSLQVSHASVERIQQARDSFDKIRGSVDSIRDQNTQIATAAEEQHQVAEEINRHIAQIHADAQLVEGFAQSSQAGSGRLIDISGQLKGLVGRFKY